In Oncorhynchus keta strain PuntledgeMale-10-30-2019 chromosome 19, Oket_V2, whole genome shotgun sequence, a single genomic region encodes these proteins:
- the LOC118397753 gene encoding uncharacterized protein LOC118397753 isoform X8, producing the protein MPGCFSRLTERVRGRRQPSASTGCSNSFMGCFCCLFPFCRVRGRREVDSDSDFEEESTVLDEVQLDVPLLPVILHVQDAAIILENVPDVLTILEEATGNWQLIPIRFSPLYCGPVVIRNNAGPVAKAWRTFQFISPSITYMRGGSQQVVVRMHHVSRVRGLETQLVWAISKETARLSPEGIPYCATKVQSVTWIQYMAGRVTQYASHLRHETSVDVTFGCYQQTDVSVVYATLHMGLDGLLSSSGGSEAASVSTPTNQQFTEPEPEGHNCYEGWEEDLLPEEREVPLLNLYLTTKRVEDIALRLVSLRQAFTTLLGSTLGRNHLFVAGKVLMGALVQAHHMDEAEFIRAYNDFVDYLSDPSKKIDIERELAEAKIHHVNLIDVLFELVLFGLMTAQKSLMVHPGGFMERLYTLLYSFLPAAASIEPKAERYLLLLNVRVKS; encoded by the exons ATGCCTGGGTGCTTTTCAAGATTGACGGAGAGAGTGCGAGGACGTCGGCAGCCTTCTGCGTCGACAGGTTGTTCAAATTCATTTATGGGTTGTTTTTGTTGTCTTTTTCCGTTTTGCAGGGTTCGCGGACGTCGGGAGGTGGACAGCGACAGCGACTTCGAAGAGG AATCAACTGTACTGGATGAGGTCCAGTTGGATGTGCCACTGCTGCCAGTTATCCTTCATGTCCAGGATGCTGCTATCATCCTCGAGAATGTGCCAGATGTGCTGACTATCCTTGAG GAGGCCACTGGTAATTGGCAGCTGATACCGATTAGGTTCAGCCCCCTGTACTGTGGGCCTGTTGTGATCAGG AACAATGCCGGTCCGGTGGCTAAAGCCTGGAGAACTTTCCAGTTCATCAGCCCCTCTATCACCTACATGCGTGGGGGATCCCAG CAGGTGGTGGTGAGGATGCACCATGTGAGTAGGGTTCGAGGCCTGGAGACTCAACTGGTGTGGGCCATCTCCAAGGAGACAGCCAGGCTTAGTCCAGAGGGCATCCCCTACTGTGCCACCAAGGTGCAGTCCGTCACTTGGATCCAG tataTGGCTGGCAGGGTGACCCAGTATGCGTCTCACCTCCGCCACGAGACGTCTGTGGATGTGACGTTTGGCTGCTACCAG CAGACTGATGTCTCGGTGGTGTACGCCACTCTCCACATGGGGCTGGATGGGCTGCTCTCCTCCTCGGGGGGGTCGGAGGCTGCCTCCGTCTCTACGCCCACCAATCAGCAGTTCACTGAGCCAGAGCCTGAGGGCCACAACTGCTATGAG ggctgggaggaggacctgctgcctgaggagagggaggttccTCTGCTAAA cctCTACCTTACCACCAAGAGAGTGGAGGACATCGCCCTGAGGCTCGTCTCCCTGCGCCAGGCCTTCACT ACACTGCTTGGTTCCACCCTGGGCAGGAACCATCTGTTTGTGGCAGGAAAGGTCCTAATGGGTGCACTGGTTCAGGCCCACCACATG GACGAGGCCGAATTCATCCGTGCCTATAATGACTTTGTGGACTACCTGAGTGACCCCTCCAAGAAGATTGACATTGAGAGGGAGCTGGCTGAGGCAAAG ATCCATCATGTTAACCTGATAGATGTCCTCTTTGAACTGGTGCTGTTTGGGTTGATGACAGCTCAGAAGTCCCTGATGGTG
- the LOC118397753 gene encoding uncharacterized protein LOC118397753 isoform X2, with protein sequence MPGCFSRLTERVRGRRQPSASTGCSNSFMGCFCCLFPFCRVRGRREVDSDSDFEEESTVLDEVQLDVPLLPVILHVQDAAIILENVPDVLTILEEATGNWQLIPIRFSPLYCGPVVIRNNAGPVAKAWRTFQFISPSITYMRGGSQQVVVRMHHVSRVRGLETQLVWAISKETARLSPEGIPYCATKVQSVTWIQYMAGRVTQYASHLRHETSVDVTFGCYQQTDVSVVYATLHMGLDGLLSSSGGSEAASVSTPTNQQFTEPEPEGHNCYEGWEEDLLPEEREVPLLNLYLTTKRVEDIALRLVSLRQAFTTLLGSTLGRNHLFVAGKVLMGALVQAHHMDEAEFIRAYNDFVDYLSDPSKKIDIERELAEAKIHHVNLIDVLFELVLFGLMTAQKSLMVHPGGFMERLYTLLYSFLPAAASIEPKAERYLLLLNGGLMALLDDMFGQQLAWYFNPESLVTELSSLLEYHLENLMASM encoded by the exons ATGCCTGGGTGCTTTTCAAGATTGACGGAGAGAGTGCGAGGACGTCGGCAGCCTTCTGCGTCGACAGGTTGTTCAAATTCATTTATGGGTTGTTTTTGTTGTCTTTTTCCGTTTTGCAGGGTTCGCGGACGTCGGGAGGTGGACAGCGACAGCGACTTCGAAGAGG AATCAACTGTACTGGATGAGGTCCAGTTGGATGTGCCACTGCTGCCAGTTATCCTTCATGTCCAGGATGCTGCTATCATCCTCGAGAATGTGCCAGATGTGCTGACTATCCTTGAG GAGGCCACTGGTAATTGGCAGCTGATACCGATTAGGTTCAGCCCCCTGTACTGTGGGCCTGTTGTGATCAGG AACAATGCCGGTCCGGTGGCTAAAGCCTGGAGAACTTTCCAGTTCATCAGCCCCTCTATCACCTACATGCGTGGGGGATCCCAG CAGGTGGTGGTGAGGATGCACCATGTGAGTAGGGTTCGAGGCCTGGAGACTCAACTGGTGTGGGCCATCTCCAAGGAGACAGCCAGGCTTAGTCCAGAGGGCATCCCCTACTGTGCCACCAAGGTGCAGTCCGTCACTTGGATCCAG tataTGGCTGGCAGGGTGACCCAGTATGCGTCTCACCTCCGCCACGAGACGTCTGTGGATGTGACGTTTGGCTGCTACCAG CAGACTGATGTCTCGGTGGTGTACGCCACTCTCCACATGGGGCTGGATGGGCTGCTCTCCTCCTCGGGGGGGTCGGAGGCTGCCTCCGTCTCTACGCCCACCAATCAGCAGTTCACTGAGCCAGAGCCTGAGGGCCACAACTGCTATGAG ggctgggaggaggacctgctgcctgaggagagggaggttccTCTGCTAAA cctCTACCTTACCACCAAGAGAGTGGAGGACATCGCCCTGAGGCTCGTCTCCCTGCGCCAGGCCTTCACT ACACTGCTTGGTTCCACCCTGGGCAGGAACCATCTGTTTGTGGCAGGAAAGGTCCTAATGGGTGCACTGGTTCAGGCCCACCACATG GACGAGGCCGAATTCATCCGTGCCTATAATGACTTTGTGGACTACCTGAGTGACCCCTCCAAGAAGATTGACATTGAGAGGGAGCTGGCTGAGGCAAAG ATCCATCATGTTAACCTGATAGATGTCCTCTTTGAACTGGTGCTGTTTGGGTTGATGACAGCTCAGAAGTCCCTGATGGTG CACCCTGGTGGGTTCATGGAGCGTCTGTACACTCTCCTGTACTCCTTCCTGCCCGCTGCTGCCAGCATTGAGCCAAAGGCTGAGAGATACCTGCTGCTGCTCAAT
- the LOC118397753 gene encoding uncharacterized protein LOC118397753 isoform X7 yields the protein MPGCFSRLTERVRGRRQPSASTGCSNSFMGCFCCLFPFCRVRGRREVDSDSDFEEESTVLDEVQLDVPLLPVILHVQDAAIILENVPDVLTILEEATGNWQLIPIRFSPLYCGPVVIRNNAGPVAKAWRTFQFISPSITYMRGGSQQVVVRMHHVSRVRGLETQLVWAISKETARLSPEGIPYCATKVQSVTWIQYMAGRVTQYASHLRHETSVDVTFGCYQQTDVSVVYATLHMGLDGLLSSSGGSEAASVSTPTNQQFTEPEPEGHNCYEGWEEDLLPEEREVPLLNLYLTTKRVEDIALRLVSLRQAFTDEAEFIRAYNDFVDYLSDPSKKIDIERELAEAKIHHVNLIDVLFELVLFGLMTAQKSLMVHPGGFMERLYTLLYSFLPAAASIEPKAERYLLLLNGGLMALLDDMFGQQLAWYFNPESLVTELSSLLEYHLENLMASM from the exons ATGCCTGGGTGCTTTTCAAGATTGACGGAGAGAGTGCGAGGACGTCGGCAGCCTTCTGCGTCGACAGGTTGTTCAAATTCATTTATGGGTTGTTTTTGTTGTCTTTTTCCGTTTTGCAGGGTTCGCGGACGTCGGGAGGTGGACAGCGACAGCGACTTCGAAGAGG AATCAACTGTACTGGATGAGGTCCAGTTGGATGTGCCACTGCTGCCAGTTATCCTTCATGTCCAGGATGCTGCTATCATCCTCGAGAATGTGCCAGATGTGCTGACTATCCTTGAG GAGGCCACTGGTAATTGGCAGCTGATACCGATTAGGTTCAGCCCCCTGTACTGTGGGCCTGTTGTGATCAGG AACAATGCCGGTCCGGTGGCTAAAGCCTGGAGAACTTTCCAGTTCATCAGCCCCTCTATCACCTACATGCGTGGGGGATCCCAG CAGGTGGTGGTGAGGATGCACCATGTGAGTAGGGTTCGAGGCCTGGAGACTCAACTGGTGTGGGCCATCTCCAAGGAGACAGCCAGGCTTAGTCCAGAGGGCATCCCCTACTGTGCCACCAAGGTGCAGTCCGTCACTTGGATCCAG tataTGGCTGGCAGGGTGACCCAGTATGCGTCTCACCTCCGCCACGAGACGTCTGTGGATGTGACGTTTGGCTGCTACCAG CAGACTGATGTCTCGGTGGTGTACGCCACTCTCCACATGGGGCTGGATGGGCTGCTCTCCTCCTCGGGGGGGTCGGAGGCTGCCTCCGTCTCTACGCCCACCAATCAGCAGTTCACTGAGCCAGAGCCTGAGGGCCACAACTGCTATGAG ggctgggaggaggacctgctgcctgaggagagggaggttccTCTGCTAAA cctCTACCTTACCACCAAGAGAGTGGAGGACATCGCCCTGAGGCTCGTCTCCCTGCGCCAGGCCTTCACT GACGAGGCCGAATTCATCCGTGCCTATAATGACTTTGTGGACTACCTGAGTGACCCCTCCAAGAAGATTGACATTGAGAGGGAGCTGGCTGAGGCAAAG ATCCATCATGTTAACCTGATAGATGTCCTCTTTGAACTGGTGCTGTTTGGGTTGATGACAGCTCAGAAGTCCCTGATGGTG CACCCTGGTGGGTTCATGGAGCGTCTGTACACTCTCCTGTACTCCTTCCTGCCCGCTGCTGCCAGCATTGAGCCAAAGGCTGAGAGATACCTGCTGCTGCTCAAT GGTGGGCTGATGGCTCTGCTTGATGACATGTTTGGGCAGCAGCTGGCCTGGTACTttaacccagaatctctggtcaCTGAGCTCTCCAGCCTCCTGGAGTACCACCTGGAGAACCTCATGGCCAGCATGTAG
- the LOC118397753 gene encoding uncharacterized protein LOC118397753 isoform X5, with amino-acid sequence MGLSLVGAQHALGTSSGFKRVRGRREVDSDSDFEEESTVLDEVQLDVPLLPVILHVQDAAIILENVPDVLTILEEATGNWQLIPIRFSPLYCGPVVIRNNAGPVAKAWRTFQFISPSITYMRGGSQQVVVRMHHVSRVRGLETQLVWAISKETARLSPEGIPYCATKVQSVTWIQYMAGRVTQYASHLRHETSVDVTFGCYQQTDVSVVYATLHMGLDGLLSSSGGSEAASVSTPTNQQFTEPEPEGHNCYEGWEEDLLPEEREVPLLNLYLTTKRVEDIALRLVSLRQAFTTLLGSTLGRNHLFVAGKVLMGALVQAHHMDEAEFIRAYNDFVDYLSDPSKKIDIERELAEAKIHHVNLIDVLFELVLFGLMTAQKSLMVHPGGFMERLYTLLYSFLPAAASIEPKAERYLLLLNGGLMALLDDMFGQQLAWYFNPESLVTELSSLLEYHLENLMASM; translated from the exons ATGGGACTGAGCTTGGTGGGTGCGCAGCACGCTTTGGGAACCTCATCCGGCTTCAAAAG GGTTCGCGGACGTCGGGAGGTGGACAGCGACAGCGACTTCGAAGAGG AATCAACTGTACTGGATGAGGTCCAGTTGGATGTGCCACTGCTGCCAGTTATCCTTCATGTCCAGGATGCTGCTATCATCCTCGAGAATGTGCCAGATGTGCTGACTATCCTTGAG GAGGCCACTGGTAATTGGCAGCTGATACCGATTAGGTTCAGCCCCCTGTACTGTGGGCCTGTTGTGATCAGG AACAATGCCGGTCCGGTGGCTAAAGCCTGGAGAACTTTCCAGTTCATCAGCCCCTCTATCACCTACATGCGTGGGGGATCCCAG CAGGTGGTGGTGAGGATGCACCATGTGAGTAGGGTTCGAGGCCTGGAGACTCAACTGGTGTGGGCCATCTCCAAGGAGACAGCCAGGCTTAGTCCAGAGGGCATCCCCTACTGTGCCACCAAGGTGCAGTCCGTCACTTGGATCCAG tataTGGCTGGCAGGGTGACCCAGTATGCGTCTCACCTCCGCCACGAGACGTCTGTGGATGTGACGTTTGGCTGCTACCAG CAGACTGATGTCTCGGTGGTGTACGCCACTCTCCACATGGGGCTGGATGGGCTGCTCTCCTCCTCGGGGGGGTCGGAGGCTGCCTCCGTCTCTACGCCCACCAATCAGCAGTTCACTGAGCCAGAGCCTGAGGGCCACAACTGCTATGAG ggctgggaggaggacctgctgcctgaggagagggaggttccTCTGCTAAA cctCTACCTTACCACCAAGAGAGTGGAGGACATCGCCCTGAGGCTCGTCTCCCTGCGCCAGGCCTTCACT ACACTGCTTGGTTCCACCCTGGGCAGGAACCATCTGTTTGTGGCAGGAAAGGTCCTAATGGGTGCACTGGTTCAGGCCCACCACATG GACGAGGCCGAATTCATCCGTGCCTATAATGACTTTGTGGACTACCTGAGTGACCCCTCCAAGAAGATTGACATTGAGAGGGAGCTGGCTGAGGCAAAG ATCCATCATGTTAACCTGATAGATGTCCTCTTTGAACTGGTGCTGTTTGGGTTGATGACAGCTCAGAAGTCCCTGATGGTG CACCCTGGTGGGTTCATGGAGCGTCTGTACACTCTCCTGTACTCCTTCCTGCCCGCTGCTGCCAGCATTGAGCCAAAGGCTGAGAGATACCTGCTGCTGCTCAAT GGTGGGCTGATGGCTCTGCTTGATGACATGTTTGGGCAGCAGCTGGCCTGGTACTttaacccagaatctctggtcaCTGAGCTCTCCAGCCTCCTGGAGTACCACCTGGAGAACCTCATGGCCAGCATGTAG
- the LOC118397753 gene encoding uncharacterized protein LOC118397753 isoform X1, with product MPGCFSRLTERVRGRRQPSASTGCSNSFMGCFCCLFPFCRVRGRREVDSDSDFEEESTVLDEVQLDVPLLPVILHVQDAAIILENVPDVLTILEEATGNWQLIPIRFSPLYCGPVVIRNNAGPVAKAWRTFQFISPSITYMRGGSQQVVVRMHHVSRVRGLETQLVWAISKETARLSPEGIPYCATKVQSVTWIQYMAGRVTQYASHLRHETSVDVTFGCYQQTDVSVVYATLHMGLDGLLSSSGGSEAASVSTPTNQQFTEPEPEGHNCYEGWEEDLLPEEREVPLLNLYLTTKRVEDIALRLVSLRQAFTTLLGSTLGRNHLFVAGKVLMGALVQAHHMDEAEFIRAYNDFVDYLSDPSKKIDIERELAEAKIHHVNLIDVLFELVLFGLMTAQKSLMVHPGGFMERLYTLLYSFLPAAASIEPKAERYLLLLNGGLMALLDDMFGQQLAWYFNPESLVTELSSLLEYHLENLMASM from the exons ATGCCTGGGTGCTTTTCAAGATTGACGGAGAGAGTGCGAGGACGTCGGCAGCCTTCTGCGTCGACAGGTTGTTCAAATTCATTTATGGGTTGTTTTTGTTGTCTTTTTCCGTTTTGCAGGGTTCGCGGACGTCGGGAGGTGGACAGCGACAGCGACTTCGAAGAGG AATCAACTGTACTGGATGAGGTCCAGTTGGATGTGCCACTGCTGCCAGTTATCCTTCATGTCCAGGATGCTGCTATCATCCTCGAGAATGTGCCAGATGTGCTGACTATCCTTGAG GAGGCCACTGGTAATTGGCAGCTGATACCGATTAGGTTCAGCCCCCTGTACTGTGGGCCTGTTGTGATCAGG AACAATGCCGGTCCGGTGGCTAAAGCCTGGAGAACTTTCCAGTTCATCAGCCCCTCTATCACCTACATGCGTGGGGGATCCCAG CAGGTGGTGGTGAGGATGCACCATGTGAGTAGGGTTCGAGGCCTGGAGACTCAACTGGTGTGGGCCATCTCCAAGGAGACAGCCAGGCTTAGTCCAGAGGGCATCCCCTACTGTGCCACCAAGGTGCAGTCCGTCACTTGGATCCAG tataTGGCTGGCAGGGTGACCCAGTATGCGTCTCACCTCCGCCACGAGACGTCTGTGGATGTGACGTTTGGCTGCTACCAG CAGACTGATGTCTCGGTGGTGTACGCCACTCTCCACATGGGGCTGGATGGGCTGCTCTCCTCCTCGGGGGGGTCGGAGGCTGCCTCCGTCTCTACGCCCACCAATCAGCAGTTCACTGAGCCAGAGCCTGAGGGCCACAACTGCTATGAG ggctgggaggaggacctgctgcctgaggagagggaggttccTCTGCTAAA cctCTACCTTACCACCAAGAGAGTGGAGGACATCGCCCTGAGGCTCGTCTCCCTGCGCCAGGCCTTCACT ACACTGCTTGGTTCCACCCTGGGCAGGAACCATCTGTTTGTGGCAGGAAAGGTCCTAATGGGTGCACTGGTTCAGGCCCACCACATG GACGAGGCCGAATTCATCCGTGCCTATAATGACTTTGTGGACTACCTGAGTGACCCCTCCAAGAAGATTGACATTGAGAGGGAGCTGGCTGAGGCAAAG ATCCATCATGTTAACCTGATAGATGTCCTCTTTGAACTGGTGCTGTTTGGGTTGATGACAGCTCAGAAGTCCCTGATGGTG CACCCTGGTGGGTTCATGGAGCGTCTGTACACTCTCCTGTACTCCTTCCTGCCCGCTGCTGCCAGCATTGAGCCAAAGGCTGAGAGATACCTGCTGCTGCTCAAT GGTGGGCTGATGGCTCTGCTTGATGACATGTTTGGGCAGCAGCTGGCCTGGTACTttaacccagaatctctggtcaCTGAGCTCTCCAGCCTCCTGGAGTACCACCTGGAGAACCTCATGGCCAGCATGTAG